The Venturia canescens isolate UGA chromosome 4, ASM1945775v1, whole genome shotgun sequence genomic interval taaacccttgtttttttttttacgaatcgaatgtgcgcatttttctgattGCTCATGATTCTTTTCAGAACTTTcgtggatttaaaaaattttttaagtggctctatttgtacatttttgatccagtaaccttgagacttttcaaaatttatggtaaatatgtcttctaaaacatatccaaaattcaaatttttaaaaattttttcaacaaatttaaaaaaaccacgaaaattctgaaaaaattcatgagcattcggaaaaatacacacatttgattcgtacaaaaaaaaataggtcaccgcaaaattattgaataattaattgtttaaacaatttgttattaacttttgggcaatattattattgataattgttgttcatagctttccaaatgttgttgaattatttcagatttttattgcatcacgaaggacggaaattccaatcagatataatttttggtcgaactatccatccagttataccttaaatATTCGTTGGCATAAGGAGACTCGAGAGGACACAAAAAACGAAGCAATTACGTAACGAAAGATTTAAGAAACATACAAGAGCGTTTTTCCCGAAGAATTTCGCTCTCCGCTCATCGATTCATATTTTCGACGGATCTTTCTACTTTTATTCTGTTTTTAGATCACAATTAATTTCTTGAACGGTCGAGAGATATAATAGCgacctttcatttttttaccaatgcgAGCACGAGTTTTTTTTGACGCACCCATTTTATTCGTCTATCGAtgaatatgtatgtatatatatttgcaATACAAAACTTATCGAGCCGAGCCGGAATATCGCGATATAATTTATACAACAGTTATTCGTTAAATATTACTCTTAGGTTTGATGGCGAAAgtatagaaaaaatgattgaatgaTATGAAGAAAGATTGATAATTCCGGCGAGTATCAAGGAGCTTACTGAGCTCCGCATGGAACGGTCAAATTACTCGTGACATGAATATATTAACGcgaatgaaaagaaagaatAATATTTCATCGCAGCGTGCATACATGAAAGGAAGATCGCGTTTATTCCTCACAAATTAAGTTCAATTTCAATAGAAAATATAGGGATTGCATTCCGATGAATAATCGATTGTAAATCGTTGAATTGTTccgaagaatgaaaattattaaattaaaaaataggaatagaaaaaaaacgttttaacaaaagaaaagaaaaaaaaagggagtAAAGAGAATGACACAAATGATTGTatttatgatgttatgaatgAGACAATGTTGTTCGTTTCatgtataaagaaaaaagaaaaaggaagggAGGGGGCAAAGGAGGAGTACTAAATacgtttcgttttgttttgaattttacgttGGTTGCAAGTTTTCATTACAAGACCATTTTTTACTGTGTCTTCCACGAAACGGCCTTTCTTAATGTGGATTacgaggaaagagaaaaataagaagaaaagaaagcaAACGAAACAATGGAATAATGTGTGTGCAAAAAGAAGATACGATTGCggtaagaaaaaaacgtattaaaAAAGAagacaagagagagagagagagagagagagagagagagaacgaacgTGTGAGAGGCGTATGAAAAATAGCCTATGTTGGACACACCAAACATCCAGCGTTGGCTTTCTGATTTTTCAGCCATTCAAGATGAGAAGTCAATGATACGCATATCGATCAAGTCTACTGtatgttttggaaaaaaaccCTACATTCTCCTACTTATAAGCAAAAAATTGTAGGTGATATCAGtaatatacaaatacaataataaaacataaaagagaggaaaagaactcgagaaaaaagaaaaatttctcgaCTGAAAACGCGtgtaagcaaaaaaaaactaagttCTTATCTCATAAGGGTCACTGTGTAATTctgtgacgaaaaaaaaaaccatcagTTTCCGTTGTTTGTCAACTAATAGTCGTGCgttgaatcgttgaaaaaaaaaaaaaattacgaaaaaacaaatgaataagcgaaaataaagaaaatacctATAATGTTACAAGTACCGCCTCCAAGGTGATTTGAACGGATTGTGTATGCGCCAAAGCATATATAGAGAgcgcgcgtgcgtgcgtgtgcgtgtgcgtgtgtgtgtgtgcgtgcgtgcggaaagaagaaataaaaacatattATTACTCACGCGAGATGATGCTGACATCTCGATTTtatcaaacgaaaaaatactattaaaacaaataaaacaaaaaaaaaatctttgtgctGGGTGAAGGAACAAAAACATAATACAAATAAGAAACGAAAAGCATTCTTTATGCCATTCCGCGTAAACGGACAAAATACCGCTGAATAACTAACCTAAAAATACCGGCTATTGCTTTGCGATCGTTATGTTATTATCTTTTACAGAACACAAAAATACTTAATACGGAAGagtattttgaataataataacagtaataagaataataacgacaacaacaacagcaacaacaacaataataatgataataaaaacaaataaaccaaatcataaaaaaacaaacaaaatccAAAGCAATCCGAATATTTATACGTGACACACGCTATGGGGGCATTTGTACGTATATGTACATGCGTTTCAAGCTGCTGGGccaaaaattatgtttttccATGTAATTTATTCCAAGTTTGGCTGTTGTTATCTTGAATGTCGAATAACGTGTTGTATAGATTATGACGAGGAGGACAAGCAGCAATGAAATCAATTGAAGAACGcgaaaaaaagtatgaaaaaaaaaaaaacaaaaacagaagaaaaatatatgaaattgaatcgatGGCATGTGCATAACTTTGATACGTCAGTGCCACATGCGAAAtgagcaaagaaaaaaggaaatatgAGAAAATGTCAGGCGAAAGTTTTAAAATCGACTATAAGTGTATAAATATAAGAACGGCAATCAACATTGATTCCAAAATCTATATCAATGTTCATGAAATACGTACAGGATCGATAGAAAAGACCATGGCATAATTTGTCCTTTCAAACTTTTAatatggagaaaaaagaaacaaatgaaaaaataaataaactacaaaaaatatcaataaaacaTACCAAATAGTCTGAGATGCTATTACAGTCGAAACTTGTACATtactattattaatattaactaatactactattattaaatgaacagggaaaatgaagaaaaatgtgcgtgtgtgcgtggcCGCGCGATTGTGTGTATAATTGCGAGAGATTTCACGTTATATCGCACAGGCAATTAGAATTATTCACCTggtgtatatatacatttattcTGAAACCTTAAACTATGTCCAgcataatgttttattttgtgTTTGAACAGTACCGAAATTCCATTACTTCTGAACCTCAAAATATTCCCTCCGTTCATTTCACTTCCGTTTCGGTTCGGTCCGTACAAACAATATCCGATCgccaatcgatttttcaatttttttttttttggagtttTTTCACACCGATCGAATacgacgaaatttttttttgttggttattttttttgtcctcCATAAATATCACGGTTCTACAGGTCGTTTGGTACGTGGTTTTCGAAAATAAGATTGAAAAGagggaaaatcaattttcgaaaCCTTGATCTGCACTGGAGCTCGGGGAAATggcggagagaaaaattttattgttaaaCAATGTTGAATTCAATGATTTAAGTTCTGTTTGGGTAAAGCAGCAGATCAAACATGCGTCTGATTATATCATTACTCGCCAGCCGAATGGTATGCCATCATCCTCGTTTTCCACTGGAAGTTTCGACTGATTCAAGTACCTTTGGCCCACTGATGCGCTTTCGcaccctctctctctcagctGTCATCTACACGTATTCTTGTAAAATTTTAAGAAGAACCGTGTAAAATCAATGAAGGTTTTTTTACAAATCGATATCGCTCTTGCATCTTCTCATCATTtgcggaaaataaaagaacattCAGTTGAGCAAAACTCAATCCGAAGAAAAATCATACCTAATAATAGATTTGTTATTAAGTTTTTTGTACTATCTTCCGTTATTCCTGATTGGCTGCACTGAAAGTCTATACGATTATCGCCAAATGTATGCATGAACGAGATAACTAGACGCTTAATTCGGATTCAGTGCGTTGAAATACGTGAAGACTTCTTGGTCTaggtcaataaaaattttcagataCTCATAACAGCAAcggtttttcgcaattttcaaccattttcgtggtatttgaaattttattcacaattttagAATATTatcaatattgaaaaaaaaaaaaaattattttcatttttgtagaaaatcaaatAATCTTGGAATTGACGAGTTATgaaattcgaagaaaattcttcgatcaaaattcgatattttacCGATTCTCTTTTGACTATAGTACTTAAACATGAGTTCTAGACACATCCCGCCCGCGtcgaaaatttgttaaaacctgtggaattaGGATAGCTTTAGTCTTGAGAAATCAAACgatttgttataaatattttcggcTTGCCAAGCATATCGCCATGATAAGCTGCAAGCGATGCCTCCTGGCATCTTCATGTCGCATTTAGATGAAGAGTTCTTACTTAGAAAAGTTGAATTACAGTTGAGATTTACTGGGAAATCGATTCCTGACCGAATCTACCAAAACCTCAATCTTCAAGCGGAAAGTCAAAATACCCAgttttctaataaaaaaagcgcCAACTCGTACATGTAAAAAAAGATgtatatatttgaatattttaaaattgttttagtATCCTAGTATACACGGGGAACGGTACGAGATCCGTTCAAAAATGTGAgcatttatcattttctccAAGGTACTCAAACATCTATTCTACAATAATccttaataatatgaataatatttataggGATGAACCagtaaaaacataattttacGATTCGGACAGTATATCTTCGAGTGTTTTGTCGTCGTGAAGTGGCGAATGTCCGAGAGTTGGATCGCTTTCGAGAAATTCTCGAAGTTCGGATTCAAGATCAGGAACTCCCGTGTTTTCGGTACTGTTTAAAAGCGTAGCGCTGTTTGTATTATGCGCAAGACCAATTGGAATTTGTATAGAATTCGTTTGTGACGAGTTGGGCATCAAAGTAGAAATATTTCCAGATGTTTGTCTCACAGGGCTCAATATGTCGGTTGCGAGTGGAGACGAAGAACGAAGTAAATTCGTCGACATCGGGTTTCCGGTGGTTTGAGCGATCAGTGTGTTCTCGGCGACGAGCGCGGGATCGTGCGTTATCGTTTCTACTTCCATTGGCTCCGGAAGGTTGCTGACCGGAGCTATTCCCATGGCGCGACGTAAACCGTCCACCGGAGCGATTGCCGAGGGTGGAAGTTTTTTCGCGATATCCGTTAAACTGTCGGTTATTTTTTCCGCAAGATTAGTTTCGGTTTCACCGGGTTTAGGGACGTTCGACAGATGCGTCGGCGGTGGCGCTGAAAGACGCTCGTGCTGCGCTTGTCTCAGACGAACTAACATTTGCGATGTATCGTCCAAACGACTCTGAAGCACCGCACGTTCATCCGTCAGCTTCATTTCTTCTTCTGTAAATATGAAATTTGGAATATATTCGATATTGCAGCCAATAAATGCGGagaactaataaaaaaatatattgaaactttcgcaagGATTCAATTCTGCTTGAAAGACCACCACTTTTGGAGAATCGTATTTCGATCGAATGTAAGTTTATCATTAGCGGCAGCATCGATAAATCATCGAAGCTCGAACAAAGATAATGGCAAATTTGAGCAAATTtgggcaaataaaaaaatgttgataaatataaaataaatgaagtatAGCTGACCTAAATCCTCCAAGAAGTTGACATTAATGCCAATATCGGAAAGTGTTTTGAGTTGATCCATATCAACTTTGATTCGTTCCTCGGTAAAGTTTTTATTGCTTTCTACGGAAGGTTTTTCGAGGAGATGCTTAATTTTATCTTCCTCCTCTTTGAGTCGTCTCTTTTCCTCGAgtaattttttagtttttctatGATCACCGCTGGTGAGAATATCCAAAAGATCATCGACCATTGTGAGAGTGTAGTCGCAGTCTTTGGCGAAATCGAGGATGGATTCGGCGTATTGTACGGCAGTTTCGTCGCCGTAGGTCGCGTAAACGAGGTCAGATTCTTCTTTAGTTAAATTGGCGAACGTGGAGTCGTAGCTGGGCGCGTAAGAGCCGAAAGCGCCATAATAAAGAGGCTTCACAGGTTTGGACATATTGCGGCGATCCTCCCGGAAGCCGGCTAAAGCACCGGTACCGTGGCTCAGTTTGCCGATAAGTTGTCCGAGGGAAACAGGTCTTTGGTTCGTACCAGGAATCACACCATCGCCAGGTACGATTATCTGTAAGCTCGTAGTGCCATCTTTTTTTTGCCTCAAAAATCCCATTTTGGTATTGAGCCTCTTCAGGCTCAATTTTTCGGAGGCAGCTTTAGCAGCGCCTCTCGCCTGTTTGAGAATCTCTTCCGGGGTGAGATCGTCCGGAACAGCCTCGAATTTGCCCAAACTGGCCAGTCTCATTTTCCTTTGATTTTCTTTCCTCAATTCTTCGGCTTCTTCATTTCGTTCTTCTTGTTCTCGTTCCTTTTCTATTTGCTCTTCCGTAACGAGTACATCTGGATTATCGGGGTCTTCGACACCGAGCTCAAAACCGAGTTCCTCTCTGGAAATATCGTGCATGTAAGTTAAAACTGGCCTGAGCTGTCGGAGTTTTTCAGGCGTAACCATTTTGAGACCAACGTGAAGAAGCTTTTTCGCCGCTTTATAGTAAATCGTGTCTTGGTGATTGTATGTTTGTGCATTGTTACACATGAGACGGAAATCTTCGACGAATTCGTGCAAATTTCGATAGacgttttcatcgattttttgttttatcgtGCTAAAGTCCATAGGGTTTGTGATTATAGAAGAATAACCGGGGGCTATGTTGTCGGTGACGGGCCACGCAAAAAATTGCTGGGGATCGCGTTTTTCCATGGAACGGAGAAGATGCTCGAGAAGACGTTGAAGTGGTGTGCGTTCGGCTATTTTCCGAAGAACACAAGTTCGTGGCTCGCGATGAGGCGACAACGAGCTCCCACTCGAAGCCGATGCTACACCGACTCTCGGTtgatgttgttgttgttgttgttgttgctgttgctgctgctgacCTTGATGCAAtagctgttgttgttgttgttgttgttgttgttgttgttgttgctgttgctgctgttgctgctggtCCATCGAAGAAGGTGGTCCAAGTGGTATCAGTTGTTGagtcactatttttttcggtATTTCGAGATTACATTCGTCCGCATCTCCCACAGATTCTTGGCTCGATTCCTCCCTCCTTCTCTTTTTATCCTTGTGATGATGCTTGTGCCTCTTgtccttcttcttttttttcttcttcaacttTTTATGTCCCATGTACCTGTCGTACTCGGATTCTCCTGGCGTGACGGAATAATTACAACCGAGCTGTTGTTGATATTGCTGTGACAACATGGCTGTTTGGCTCGGGGATTCACCACCGTACTCCGGCGTCCCGCTACTTCCACCGACTTTCAGTATCAACTTTAACCCCGGAGGTTTTTCACCCGTCGAACAATTCAACTCTGGTGGAACAAACaaagttttaatttttttcattctccttcttttttttgttgaatgcTTCTCTttttgagtattttttttattaggaGCAATTACACTACGAGCTTTAAGCTTTCTTTGCATACATTACGAATTTTCTATAGTTCTAGACCTTTATTTTTACGTATACCAAGCTCTACTTTTAGCATTGTCCACAGAAAAGGATGAAATTATAGTTTTGGGATTTCAGCCATTAAAAATTGTCTCTATTGGGAATGTAAAATGTCGTTCCAAATCGTAGTGATTGAGTATTCTTGCCTGCGAACTCAAAactttgtaaatttgtaatatttcaatgaaaatagtgcgatttcgatttgaaattaagatatttttgtttgataTTATATTTCTCTTGCTCAGGGATCATGAAAGCTGTTCTCAAAACGATGCTGAGATAAAATAATCTCAAAAGGATTGCTTTCTATTGTTCAATTTCTAAGAATTTACAGAGGCATAGAATGTGTCTGAGTGAATCAGCGCATCAATATTTTTGATGCAACGAAAATCTAAAAATAATGGTGGATGTACTCAAAATTATggatttttctaaaattaaAATGTCAATTTAGAGTAGAAGTGTGTTTGATTAAAAACGTAGCGAGCGAATTTCTAACTTCTATGGGTTTTAGCCGAAGCGACGAACGAGTTTCACACTTAAAGCGTTGGGAAGGAAGGGATTTTTATGCGAAATACGTGATCGTGCAGCGTGCAAAAGCGCAGTGCAATATTTTGTGCCCCACCGTTTATTTATGAACGATTTTTGGGGTTTCTGGTAggaagataaataaaaaacgagaggTACAGTCGAGTTgagcataaaaataataagctCAAAGATCTACAGTTACATCGGGAATTTTGTTGACGATAATCAATCGAGTTGAATAAGttacgaaaaagaaatttacaCGTGATGGAATACTCGAGTCACACTAATCGTCTCTGCTGTTAATCTGCCCATTAAAAATCCGTTCGGAAATGAAACGAGAAGCAAAAAAAGGAAGCAATTGATGGGAATGATAGTACGCAAATAATGGTATTCGAGCTGGTTTCGTAGTACGATAAGATGACCTTGTCTTCACTTTCAACGAACTGGAAGCGAGTAGTTGGTAGTAGAAAGAACTCAACATAAATTCGCGATTCGGTCGTTTCAACATGTTTAATTTCACGattcgtttttcttcaattttgttttatttgtttgcatgaaaaaatttgtgaccgAAAATTGACtgcattgaaattgaaaataaatcattgtCGAGACTATACTAAAGCAAAGCTAATGCAGTCGACTCGGTCGCAATATTTGAAAGTgatctcattgttctgtggtATCGTTGAAAATACCGGAAAGCTCAAAATCAATATAACGATTGAAAAGTAATAGTAAAATAGTAGATCTATAATCatagaaatatttataatacgAATTTAAAAACGACTTCAGAATTTTTGGCCTCTTAATTGTTACTCAACAGACAGAAAATATTAATGGTACAACagataaaacaaaaagtattaaaaaaaggaATCGTTCTCAAGGGTTCGGGTCGGAGAGCTATTGGGGCGATAGGGGCAAGGGTCAACGAGAATATTTTCCTTAGCACAGCTAGCTTTCTGTCGTGCAAACTAgtctgattttgggctcataaTTTGTATTCCCCAACTTACATCCAGAGTCGTACACCTTTTGAGACGAGGGAGATTCTCTAtcactctctttttctctcttttgctttctctctttctctctctctctctctctctctctttctctctttcgctcgctTGCTCTCTccctatttattttttctcgcatCCGCCACTCAACTTCTACTCCAACCTCACTCTCAGTTTGTCCGTGGTGAAAACGTAGTCAATATTCCTGTACATCATCGTAACTATGAGTACGCAGGAggattcgattaaaaataaatgagctAATAATTGTTCTCTCCGTcaacattttgatttttttttgtgaaagcttctttttcattagaacatatttttttttatttatgctaTTATTTTTAGTCGAATCATTCCTCTGAATGAATAATTTCTAACATAGAATTTATGCTATGGATGGATAAGTCCCAAACAGAACAGAGAACATGTTTTTCGTTGCATAGACTGATTATTGCTCTTCGTTCTGATTGTATGCCAGTTTGTATTAAATGTAGATTCTGTGAGAAAATCAGAATATCGAATTCCACGTAAATTTTTGTGTAGAAGCACAAATATCGTTGGTAAACTCATGAAAGTTACTGAGTTCATAGGATAGCTAAGAGTTTCCATACCCTAGGCAACTTGATTTCATTATGCAATTTTCATTATCGTTGGATGAAGAAGATTTTTCCAATATGCAATAACTACTTTTTGTTCGAATGAGATACGAATTCAAATGATTATTATTCCAATGTCTGATGTTTGGTGAGACTGATTTGGTGGTCTGATTGCAAATTAGATAATAAAAACCTTCTCACATATTTTGCATTTTCAATgctttttcgttcattcaaaGTTTCTtgagactttttttctctgcatATCGATTACCGAATAATGAAGTTTCCAGTCAAGAATTTTAACATACGTCaatgatcaataaaattttaatatatcAATGAATTCTATAACGCTaatcaaattttgaagtaCAGAGTCTTTAATGTTCGATATTCTGAATGATATTATGaactataattatttttacaattgtATAGAACATAATATGTCAATGCGCAAggtaaaataataatagaactgtgtttttaaaatttttgaatagatttcacaattttcaaattatttgcaATGATTTTGAAATGGAACACGgtgaa includes:
- the Brd7-9 gene encoding bromodomain-containing protein 7 isoform X1, with amino-acid sequence MSTKKHKRHKRERQEELNCSTGEKPPGLKLILKVGGSSGTPEYGGESPSQTAMLSQQYQQQLGCNYSVTPGESEYDRYMGHKKLKKKKKKKDKRHKHHHKDKKRRREESSQESVGDADECNLEIPKKIVTQQLIPLGPPSSMDQQQQQQQQQQQQQQQQQQQQLLHQGQQQQQQQQQQQQHQPRVGVASASSGSSLSPHREPRTCVLRKIAERTPLQRLLEHLLRSMEKRDPQQFFAWPVTDNIAPGYSSIITNPMDFSTIKQKIDENVYRNLHEFVEDFRLMCNNAQTYNHQDTIYYKAAKKLLHVGLKMVTPEKLRQLRPVLTYMHDISREELGFELGVEDPDNPDVLVTEEQIEKEREQEERNEEAEELRKENQRKMRLASLGKFEAVPDDLTPEEILKQARGAAKAASEKLSLKRLNTKMGFLRQKKDGTTSLQIIVPGDGVIPGTNQRPVSLGQLIGKLSHGTGALAGFREDRRNMSKPVKPLYYGAFGSYAPSYDSTFANLTKEESDLVYATYGDETAVQYAESILDFAKDCDYTLTMVDDLLDILTSGDHRKTKKLLEEKRRLKEEEDKIKHLLEKPSVESNKNFTEERIKVDMDQLKTLSDIGINVNFLEDLEEEMKLTDERAVLQSRLDDTSQMLVRLRQAQHERLSAPPPTHLSNVPKPGETETNLAEKITDSLTDIAKKLPPSAIAPVDGLRRAMGIAPVSNLPEPMEVETITHDPALVAENTLIAQTTGNPMSTNLLRSSSPLATDILSPVRQTSGNISTLMPNSSQTNSIQIPIGLAHNTNSATLLNSTENTGVPDLESELREFLESDPTLGHSPLHDDKTLEDILSES
- the Brd7-9 gene encoding bromodomain-containing protein 7 isoform X2, with the protein product MLSQQYQQQLGCNYSVTPGESEYDRYMGHKKLKKKKKKKDKRHKHHHKDKKRRREESSQESVGDADECNLEIPKKIVTQQLIPLGPPSSMDQQQQQQQQQQQQQQQQQQQQLLHQGQQQQQQQQQQQQHQPRVGVASASSGSSLSPHREPRTCVLRKIAERTPLQRLLEHLLRSMEKRDPQQFFAWPVTDNIAPGYSSIITNPMDFSTIKQKIDENVYRNLHEFVEDFRLMCNNAQTYNHQDTIYYKAAKKLLHVGLKMVTPEKLRQLRPVLTYMHDISREELGFELGVEDPDNPDVLVTEEQIEKEREQEERNEEAEELRKENQRKMRLASLGKFEAVPDDLTPEEILKQARGAAKAASEKLSLKRLNTKMGFLRQKKDGTTSLQIIVPGDGVIPGTNQRPVSLGQLIGKLSHGTGALAGFREDRRNMSKPVKPLYYGAFGSYAPSYDSTFANLTKEESDLVYATYGDETAVQYAESILDFAKDCDYTLTMVDDLLDILTSGDHRKTKKLLEEKRRLKEEEDKIKHLLEKPSVESNKNFTEERIKVDMDQLKTLSDIGINVNFLEDLEEEMKLTDERAVLQSRLDDTSQMLVRLRQAQHERLSAPPPTHLSNVPKPGETETNLAEKITDSLTDIAKKLPPSAIAPVDGLRRAMGIAPVSNLPEPMEVETITHDPALVAENTLIAQTTGNPMSTNLLRSSSPLATDILSPVRQTSGNISTLMPNSSQTNSIQIPIGLAHNTNSATLLNSTENTGVPDLESELREFLESDPTLGHSPLHDDKTLEDILSES